A part of Variovorax sp. HW608 genomic DNA contains:
- a CDS encoding amidohydrolase family protein: MTSRPMLSQPVPHSAGMARPARRLPPMACDSHMHIFDPRFKPSPHWTREPPSAPVAAYRSLQQRLGTSRAVVVTPSTYGTDNACTLDALAQLGPDARGVAVVGQEVSEAELDHLASHRVCGLRVNFVTPQSWGATTPAMLSTLASKVARLGWHIQVLMHPEQLIELAPALEALAVPVVIDHLGLIDPTRETAGTAFAVLMQLIDAGKAWVKLSGAYMRSSTGGPTYADAVPLGQALVRSAPHRLVWGSDWPHTTEAPGTVDDAALVDLLGTWCSGDHPVMDRILVDNPARLYGFAS, from the coding sequence ATGACTTCGAGGCCCATGCTGTCGCAGCCGGTGCCGCACTCGGCCGGCATGGCCAGGCCTGCGCGCCGGCTTCCGCCGATGGCGTGCGACAGCCACATGCACATCTTCGATCCGCGGTTCAAGCCCTCGCCGCACTGGACGCGTGAGCCGCCCTCTGCACCGGTTGCCGCCTACCGAAGCCTGCAGCAACGCCTGGGAACGAGCCGGGCCGTCGTGGTGACGCCGTCGACCTACGGCACCGACAACGCGTGCACGCTCGATGCGCTCGCGCAACTGGGGCCTGATGCGCGAGGCGTCGCCGTGGTGGGCCAGGAGGTGTCCGAAGCCGAACTCGACCATCTGGCGTCGCATCGCGTCTGCGGGCTGCGCGTGAACTTCGTGACGCCGCAGTCATGGGGCGCCACGACGCCGGCCATGCTGAGCACGCTGGCATCGAAGGTGGCACGCCTCGGCTGGCACATCCAGGTCCTGATGCATCCGGAACAGCTGATCGAGCTTGCACCTGCGCTCGAGGCGCTTGCCGTGCCCGTGGTCATCGATCACCTGGGACTCATCGATCCGACCCGGGAGACCGCGGGCACGGCCTTCGCCGTTCTGATGCAGCTCATCGACGCCGGCAAAGCCTGGGTCAAGCTCTCCGGCGCGTACATGCGTTCGTCGACCGGCGGTCCTACCTATGCGGACGCGGTACCTTTGGGACAGGCGCTGGTGCGATCCGCGCCGCATCGCCTCGTGTGGGGAAGCGACTGGCCGCACACGACCGAAGCGCCCGGCACCGTGGACGACGCTGCGCTCGTCGACCTGCTTGGCACGTGGTGTTCCGGC